One genomic segment of Prochlorococcus marinus str. MIT 0919 includes these proteins:
- a CDS encoding GIY-YIG nuclease family protein, whose translation MKGLVYLVRKGDLYAIGHAKNIEDINKRIKPDQIIETLYLEDPQNLEARLFRRYKKNRLPESAYFSLTNSQVVDCKKQLGTRSQIPKSLAAEFSISFTGSILIFILVFLISNYFKLGFLLELSISLAIGSLPFWLLLILGNFGGYETSDLPLFSSWANRTKALSLAALITALAYLLLSLSFRY comes from the coding sequence ATGAAAGGCTTAGTTTACCTGGTTAGGAAGGGGGACCTTTATGCAATAGGACATGCTAAAAATATTGAAGATATTAATAAAAGAATCAAACCGGATCAAATAATAGAGACTTTATATCTAGAAGACCCGCAAAACTTGGAAGCTAGGTTGTTTAGAAGATACAAAAAAAATAGATTGCCTGAATCTGCTTATTTTAGTCTAACTAATAGTCAGGTTGTAGATTGCAAAAAGCAACTAGGTACTAGATCACAAATACCTAAAAGTTTAGCTGCTGAATTTTCAATTAGCTTTACAGGATCTATCTTGATATTCATCTTAGTATTTCTTATATCTAATTATTTTAAACTTGGTTTTCTTCTAGAACTTTCTATATCACTTGCTATTGGCTCCTTGCCTTTCTGGCTTTTATTAATACTTGGTAATTTTGGAGGGTATGAAACATCAGATCTACCTTTGTTTTCCTCATGGGCAAATCGCACCAAGGCTCTTTCTTTGGCTGCTTTAATTACTGCTCTTGCATATTTGCTTCTATCTTTGTCGTTTCGCTACTGA
- a CDS encoding SDR family NAD(P)-dependent oxidoreductase, with amino-acid sequence MRKILITGASRGIGRKIAEQSFNDGHYISLGLRETEQVSNTKLDPLLNDSNRILIHKYNAIDKDSAIKWIEQTNNSFGSIDTIIHCAGKFYNTELNYAEEREKEIEELWKVNVMAPWFLTKSSWKYLMNSQNPRIITLVSMSGKRSKSNLAGYTTTKFALMGLCQTIRNEGWDKGLRVTAICPGWVNTDMASNVKSISKEEMTQPEDIASIVSTILKLPNTCVPFEVAVNCNHEIL; translated from the coding sequence TTGAGAAAGATTCTAATTACAGGAGCGAGTAGAGGTATAGGTAGAAAGATTGCAGAGCAAAGTTTTAATGATGGACACTATATAAGTTTAGGGCTAAGAGAGACTGAGCAGGTAAGTAATACAAAGCTTGACCCTCTTTTAAATGATTCAAATAGAATTTTAATTCACAAATATAATGCTATAGATAAAGATAGTGCGATAAAGTGGATTGAACAGACAAACAATAGTTTTGGAAGTATAGATACCATCATTCATTGTGCTGGAAAATTTTATAATACAGAGTTAAATTATGCTGAAGAAAGAGAAAAAGAAATTGAAGAGCTTTGGAAAGTTAACGTAATGGCTCCATGGTTTCTAACTAAAAGTTCTTGGAAGTATTTAATGAATAGTCAAAATCCAAGAATAATTACTTTAGTATCAATGAGCGGGAAAAGATCGAAAAGCAACTTGGCTGGCTATACAACAACTAAGTTTGCATTAATGGGTCTTTGCCAAACGATAAGAAATGAAGGTTGGGATAAAGGTCTTAGAGTTACCGCAATATGTCCTGGATGGGTAAATACTGATATGGCTAGTAACGTTAAAAGCATTTCCAAAGAAGAAATGACTCAACCTGAAGATATTGCTTCAATAGTTTCAACAATTTTAAAGCTACCAAATACTTGTGTCCCTTTCGAAGTTGCTGTTAATTGTAATCATGAAATCCTATAA